The DNA region CGCCAGGTGCGGTTCAGTACAAGCTCGGCGAGATCCGCGCCGGCAGGCTTCATGCCTTCGACAAACGGAAACTTCGCATAGACCTGATCACCCAAGGCCTGCGCCGCGACCTTCGCTTGGCGCACGCGCTCTTCGGGGATTGGCGCCTTAAGATCATCGACCACGATTTCGCCGGTCTCGACATTCTCCAAGCGCGCCAGCACTTGGCGTAGCACACGGAAGCTCGACGGCACCACGCCGGACGCGTCGCCCGAGTGTACACCCTCTTCCAACACATCGACGCGCAACGTGCCACCCACCAAGCCGCGCAGGGACGTCGTCACCCACAAGCGCTCATAATCGCCACAGCCGCTATCGAGGCAGACGACGAGCGAGACCGTGCCGATGCGATCGGCCAGAGCATCCATGTAGTAAGGCAAATCCGGCGAGCCGCTTTCTTCGCTGGCTTCGATCACGATCACTGCGCGCTTGTGCGGCACGCTTTGCTCTTTCAGCGCCAGCAATGCACCGAGGGCCCCAAACATGGCGTAGCCATCGTCCGCGCCGCCGCGACCGTACAGCTTGTCGCCTTCGATCACCGGAACCCAGGGGCCTTTGCCTTCGGCCCAACCGGTCATCTCCGGCTGCTTATCGAGGTGGCCGTAAAGCAGCACTGTGTCGCCGCTCACGCTGCCCGGCACGTCGATGAAGATCAGCGGTGTGCGGCCCGTTGCGCGCTCGACGCTCAACGTCGCGTTCAACGCCGGCAGCTTCTTCTCCGCCCAAGCCACGAAGAGCTGCACCGCCTGCTCCATATAGCCGTGCTTTTCCCAATCGGGATCGAAGGACGGCGACTTGTTTGGAATGGCGATGTACTCGACCAAGGTCGGCACGATCTCGTCGTTCCAAAGCTTGTCGGTGAAGCTGCGCAATTGCGGGTGGGAAATCTCGGCCATGAACGGGCTCCTTTGCCTGGGTAGATAGAGCCGAAAGCGGCCGCTGACCATGCGTCAGGCGCAGGCTGACGTTGCGAAAAATTGTCTCCGCGTGCGCTGCGCGCGTAAGATCGCGGCTCACGGAGGAAACCATGAGCGATAGCGCGCGTACGCCGGTGATTGTGGGCGTCGGCCAATTGAACGATCGGCCCGCCGATCCAATGGTCGGGCTCGACACGCTGGGGCTGATGGCGGCGGCGGCGCGGCTCGCAGAGGCGGATGCGGGCGGCGGCGCGTGGCTTGCCGAAATCGAGTCCATCGGCGTCGTGGACAATCTCTCCTTCCGCGAACTCGGCGACATCGTGCCCTTGCTCGCCGCCGAACTCGGCGCGACGCCGCGCATTGCCTACAAGACCAAATACCCAAGCGGCGCGAGCCCCATCCTGCTGCTCAACGAAGCCGCGCATCGCATCGCTAATGGCGAGATCACGAGCGCGCTCATTGCAGGCGGCGAGGCGCTCCGCACCGCCGCACAACGCAC from Vitreimonas flagellata includes:
- a CDS encoding M20/M25/M40 family metallo-hydrolase; amino-acid sequence: MSHPQLRSFTDKLWNDEIVPTLVEYIAIPNKSPSFDPDWEKHGYMEQAVQLFVAWAEKKLPALNATLSVERATGRTPLIFIDVPGSVSGDTVLLYGHLDKQPEMTGWAEGKGPWVPVIEGDKLYGRGGADDGYAMFGALGALLALKEQSVPHKRAVIVIEASEESGSPDLPYYMDALADRIGTVSLVVCLDSGCGDYERLWVTTSLRGLVGGTLRVDVLEEGVHSGDASGVVPSSFRVLRQVLARLENVETGEIVVDDLKAPIPEERVRQAKVAAQALGDQVYAKFPFVEGMKPAGADLAELVLNRTWRPALSVTGFAGAPAPLDAGNVLRPFTEAKLSMRIPPTLDAVKASKRMKEIVERDPPYGARVVYEGEKAGSGWNAPKTAAWLEAALEDASHAAFGNPVAMMGEGGSIPFMGMLGEKFPEAQFVVTGVLGPHSNAHGPNEFLHIPTGKRVTEVVARVVAAHAET